The Salminus brasiliensis chromosome 3, fSalBra1.hap2, whole genome shotgun sequence genome contains a region encoding:
- the cbx7a gene encoding chromobox homolog 7a has protein sequence MELSSLGEQVFAVESITKKRVRKGNVEYLLKWQGWPPKYSTWEPEDNILDPRLVLAFEEKEERDRAQAHRRKGLRPRRLILRNIYTMELRSAHKGPVKQTPRIRLSLARSVGAELEHSARRCRAREGGVYHHRQEKRKSRQCVFKRPDRVENPRQRLLTPKKDSTEEEEEDDEEEEEWEEKRKRRKTEKDEEKTTDMRHDIASAEEMAGDHASSVEQEAVIMANQSEHCASSHESEDQPTKPFHADITSIQRLSDQSAVSTITDTHKQEPITDRSGDGAYVPASHDETKSDQSQKSTPESVPSPKGAGLVDRVQRRASVIQLIDSCVQGQVGEAGETDGSVDEDTTECTTTLQLSAEVRTDQSQAADSTLHPGKVIVTDVTINSLTVTFKEAMTAEGFFSGYGLQV, from the exons ATGGAGCTGTCATCGCTGGGCGAGCAAGTGTTCGCGGTGGAGTCCATCACCAAGAAGAGAGTCCGGAAG ggaaATGTGGAGTACCTGTTGAAGTGGCAGGGATGGCCTCCTAA aTACAGTACGTGGGAGCCGGAGGACAACATTCTGGATCCTCGGCTCGTTCTTGCTTTCGAGGAAAA ggAGGAGCGGGACAGGGCACAGGCCCACAGGAGGAAAGGCCTGAGACCCCGGAGGCTCATCTTACGG AACATCTACACCATGGAGCTCCGCAGCGCTCACAAAGGTCCGGTGAAACAGACCCCCAGAATCCGCCTTTCGCTCGCCCGCTCTGTGGGGGCGGAGCTAGAGCACAGTGCACGGCGCTGCAGGGCGAGGGAAGGCGGGGTCTATCACCATCGGCAGGAAAAGCGCAAGAGCAGGCAGTGCGTGTTCAAGCGGCCGGACCGTGTCGAAAATCCACGGCAACGACTTCTGACCCCTAAGAAAGACTctacagaagaggaggaggaggacgatgaggaggaggaagagtgggaggagaagagaaagaggaggaagacAGAGAAGGACGAGGAGAAAACAACAGACATGCGTCATGACATTGCGAGCG cTGAAGAGATGGCGGGAGACCACGCCTCCTCAGTGGAACAGGAAGCTGTCATCATGGCCAACCAATCAGAGCACTGCGCTTCGTCACATGAAAGCGAGGACCAGCCAACCAAGCCTTTCCATGCTGACATCACTTCAATTCAGAGACTCTCAGACCAATCAGCGGTCAGCAcaatcacagacacacacaagcagGAGCCAATCACAGACAGGTCAGGGGACGGGGCCTATGTACCGGCATCACACGATGAGACCAagtctgaccaatcacagaagAGCACTCCAGAATCGGTTCCTTCGCCAAAAGGAGCGGGTTTGGTTGACAGGGTCCAGAGGCGAGCTTCGGTGATACAGTTGATTGACAGCTGTGTGCAGGGTCAGGTGGGGGAGGCAGGTGAGACTGACGGGTCAGTGGACGAGGACACAACCGAGTGTACGACTACTTTACAGCTAAGCGCTGAGGTCAGAACTGACCAGTCGCAGGCCGCCGACAGCACGCTGCATCCTGGGAAGGTGATCGTGACCGACGTGACGATTAACTCGCTGACCGTGACGTTTAAAGAGGCCATGACCGCCGAGGGCTTCTTCAGCGGATACGGCCTGCAGGTGTGA